GATTATTTTCCTGTTGCTGAATAATTTTCCGTTTACATTTATCCACATCCCATTTGACGTAATTGCAAGCTGGGCAGCCGCTTTAATTACCATTTATTCAGGTATCGATTACTTTGTTAAAAACAAACAGCTGCTTAACTTTACGGATTAAACATAGATTAGGTTTCCTGCTCTTGGTATTGAAAAAGCATGCGGAAAGCCTTACTTGAGAATCCATTTCATATAGGAAACGCTCACCCTTCCAGCGGCGAGCCATTTCCTTTTTTGGGAGGAATATGATTTGAAAGCAGAAATCATTGCAATCGGTACGGAACTTTTACTTGGGCAAATTGTTAACACGAATGCCCAGTATCTGGCTCATGAATGTGCTTCGATGGGGATCCATGTGTATTTCCAGACCGTAGTTGGGGATAATAGGCAAAGGTTGCTCAATGTATTCAAGCAGGCGGCTGGACGTGCGGATCTTATCATTTGCACTGGCGGACTTGGGCCGACCCAGGATGATCTTACGAAAGAAGTACTGGGTGAAATGCTGGGACGTAAGATTTTTCTGCATGAACCCTCTCTCCAAAAGATCGCCCGGCAGTTTAAAGACCGGGGCATCCATATGGTAGAGAGCAACAAAAGGCAGGCCCTTACGCTTGAAGGAGCACGAAACCTTGAGAATAAAACGGGTCTGGCAATCGGCACGGCCCTGACAGATAAGGATACGCATTATTTACTCCTTCCCGGGCCACCAAGGGAAATGAAGCCCATGTTTGAGCATGAAGCAAAACCGTGGCTGCTCAGTATTATGGGGGAGAAAAAACCGCTGTTTTCCAGGATGCTTAAGTTTGCCGGAATCGGTGAATCTGCATTGGAAGACCGGCTTATTGAGCTTATCCAAACCCAGTCTGATCCCACCATTGCTCCTTATGCAAAAGAAGGAGAAGTTACAATTCGTGTAACTACCTCCGCCTCTAGTAAAGAAGAAACGGACCGGATCATGCAGCCAACCATTGACGAAATCAGCCGGCGCCTGAATGAACATATGTATGCGGCGACTGGTTCGGATATAACCGTTGAGGAAGCGGTTATTAATTTGCTTAGGGACAAGGAAATGACCCTGGCAACAGCGGAAAGCTGTACTGGAGGGATGCTGGGCGATATGATAACAGCCAATGCGGGAAGCGGAGATGTATACGTTGGAGGCATTGTCAGTTACTCCAATGAAATGAAACAAGCGCTGCTTGGCATTGATCCCCGGCTTCTTGAGGGAAGCAATGCTCCAGGTGCCGTCAGTTCGGACACAGCTCGTTCCATGGCTGAAAACATGAGAAATTTATCGGGAGCGGATGTAGCCGTATCCACGACCGGAGTAGCAGGGCCAGCCGAGCAGGAAGGAAAACCTGTCGGGCTTGTTTATGTAGGCATTGCTTTTAAAGAAGCACCGACGGAAGTTGTCAAGCTTCAGCTCAGCGGAGGCCGGGAAACAATCAAAATAAGGACGGCCAAAAGCGCCTTCTATCATGTATGGAAGCATGTGAAAAGGATGTAGGTCATGCTTGTACATCTGTATGAAATTATATATAATAAAAGTAAGGTTAATGGAAGAACCGTAGCAAAGCAAGACCTTTGTTGCGGTTTTTGTTTGACATCAAAATCGAATGTATGTTCGAAAAAATGCTTGGCAACAACCTGGAAAACAGGTATCATATATCTATAATGAAAAAAGGAAGTGAGTGTTTTGTCAGATCGTCGTGCCGCGTTAGAGAACGCTTTGCGCCAAATTGAAAAGCAATTCGGAAAAGGTTCCATTATGAAATTGGGAGAATCTACCCATAATCAAGTTGAGACGATCCCCAGCGGTTCGCTGGCTTTGGACATTGCTCTTGGAGTTGGAGGATTCCCAAGAGGAAGAATTATTGAGATCTACGGGCCCGAATCATCCGGTAAGACGACTGTTGCCCTTCATGCGATTGCAGAAGTACAAAAAACGGGCGGACAAGCCGCATTTATTGATGCAGAACACGCTCTAGACCCTGTTTATGCTAGTAAACTCGGTGTTAATATAGATGAACTTCTTTTATCCCAGCCGGATACAGGAGAACAAGCCCTTGAGATTGCGGAAGCCCTGGTGCGAAGCGGTGCGGTTGATATCATAATCATCGACTCGGTAGCTGCACTGGTACCTAAAGCTGAAATTGAGGGCGACATGGGGGATTCCCATGTAGGGCTGCAGGCCCGATTAATGTCACAGGCGCTGCGCAAGTTGTCTGGTGCGATTAATAAATCCAAGGTAATTGCTATCTTTATTAATCAGCTTCGTGAAAAAGTCGGTGTTATGTTTGGTAATCCGGAAACTACACCGGGAGGAAGAGCGCTTAAGTTTTACTCATCGGTACGCTTGGATATCCGACGTGTGGAGAGCATTAAGCAAGGCAATGATATTATTGGTAACCGCACCCGCATTAAAGTTGTAAAGAATAAAGTTGCCCCGCCTTTCAAGCAAGCGGATGTGGATATTATGTATGGTGAAGGTATCTCCAAGGAAGGAAGTCTTGTAGACATTGCTTCCGAGATGGATATCATTAATAAAAGTGGAGCCTGGTATTCATACAATAATGACCGGCTTGGCCAGGGCAGAGAGAACGCAAAGCAATTTCTGAAAGAAAATCCGCAAATCTCTCAAGAGATCGAACAAAAAATCCGCGAGGCAAGCAATCTAACAACGACCGTTCCCGCCGTGACAGAAGAAGAGAATGAAGATTTGGAGCTTAGTTTTGAATAATTTCAACCTGGCAACCGGGACCCGGTAATTCAGTTAGAAATTCAGGGCACCTTTACATGGTAAAGGTGCCCTCTATGCAGATAAAGGGTGTGTAACAGATGATGGAAAGGATTCAGCGGATCACCAAAGTCGAACGGCAAAAAAGAAGTAAGCACCGGTATAACATTTATCTGGATGAAGAATATGCTTTTTCTGTTCATGAAGACATTATGATCAAGCACAGATTATTGAAAAATGAAGAAGTCGAGACCTCCCGGCTGCAGGAAATAATGTTGGATGAAGAGCGCCAGAGTGCCTATTTAAAGGCGATTAAGCAAATAGGGATAAGACCCAGGTCTATGCATGAAGTGCGGCAGAAGCTGGGAAGAGACGGTTTTGAAGAGGAAACCGTGAATGATGTAATTCAAAGACTGGTGACCGAGGGTTATTTGAATGACTTGGAATTTGCTAAGCTGTTTATAGAGCATCGGACTTTGTATCAAAAGAAGGGAAGGCACTACATCCGGCAGGAGCTAACCCAAAAGGGGTTATCTTCCGAA
This Paenibacillus larvae subsp. larvae DNA region includes the following protein-coding sequences:
- a CDS encoding competence/damage-inducible protein A — encoded protein: MKAEIIAIGTELLLGQIVNTNAQYLAHECASMGIHVYFQTVVGDNRQRLLNVFKQAAGRADLIICTGGLGPTQDDLTKEVLGEMLGRKIFLHEPSLQKIARQFKDRGIHMVESNKRQALTLEGARNLENKTGLAIGTALTDKDTHYLLLPGPPREMKPMFEHEAKPWLLSIMGEKKPLFSRMLKFAGIGESALEDRLIELIQTQSDPTIAPYAKEGEVTIRVTTSASSKEETDRIMQPTIDEISRRLNEHMYAATGSDITVEEAVINLLRDKEMTLATAESCTGGMLGDMITANAGSGDVYVGGIVSYSNEMKQALLGIDPRLLEGSNAPGAVSSDTARSMAENMRNLSGADVAVSTTGVAGPAEQEGKPVGLVYVGIAFKEAPTEVVKLQLSGGRETIKIRTAKSAFYHVWKHVKRM
- the recA gene encoding recombinase RecA translates to MSDRRAALENALRQIEKQFGKGSIMKLGESTHNQVETIPSGSLALDIALGVGGFPRGRIIEIYGPESSGKTTVALHAIAEVQKTGGQAAFIDAEHALDPVYASKLGVNIDELLLSQPDTGEQALEIAEALVRSGAVDIIIIDSVAALVPKAEIEGDMGDSHVGLQARLMSQALRKLSGAINKSKVIAIFINQLREKVGVMFGNPETTPGGRALKFYSSVRLDIRRVESIKQGNDIIGNRTRIKVVKNKVAPPFKQADVDIMYGEGISKEGSLVDIASEMDIINKSGAWYSYNNDRLGQGRENAKQFLKENPQISQEIEQKIREASNLTTTVPAVTEEENEDLELSFE
- a CDS encoding RecX family transcriptional regulator, with the protein product MMERIQRITKVERQKRSKHRYNIYLDEEYAFSVHEDIMIKHRLLKNEEVETSRLQEIMLDEERQSAYLKAIKQIGIRPRSMHEVRQKLGRDGFEEETVNDVIQRLVTEGYLNDLEFAKLFIEHRTLYQKKGRHYIRQELTQKGLSSEQIGRALEELDKESELEGAMALARKQWRTTSGEIPDKKRKTMAYLLRRGYPSSIVHQAVNRVMEEIQSETGE